Proteins from a single region of Oncorhynchus keta strain PuntledgeMale-10-30-2019 chromosome 20, Oket_V2, whole genome shotgun sequence:
- the LOC118374520 gene encoding homeobox protein Hox-A5-like — protein MSSYFVNSFCGRYPNGADFQLHNYGDHSSANEQYRDPTTMHSSRYGYGYNGMDLTVSRGNGHFMASVRAQGYSPNQSVATTTSSVETPRYTQPASATETTSLSPPPDPLPCSSSVASCSSPVSESQPQHRDIKNSITSPCTTPSSNGGTLLNRVCVSKASPLQEEKPAGRAQTTSQNVTDGAQPHIYPWMRKLHINHDSLTGPEGKRARTAYTRYQTLELEKEFHFNRYLTRRRRIEIAHALCLSERQIKIWFQNRRMKWKKDNKLNSMSMAAAGGIGYNHP, from the exons ATGAGCTCCTATTTTGTAAACTCATTCTGCGGTCGCTATCCCAATGGCGCGGATTTCCAGTTACATAATTATGGAGACCACAGCTCTGCAAACGAGCAATACAGGGACCCCACGACCATGCATTCCAGCAGGTACGGTTATGGCTACAACGGGATGGACCTCACTGTCAGTCGCGGTAACGGGCACTTTATGGCCAGCGTGCGGGCACAGGGCTACTCCCCGAACCAGTCGGTGGCGACAACAACGTCCTCGGTCGAGACGCCCAGGTACACCCAGCCCGCGAGCGCCACCGAGACGACGTCCCTCTCGCCTCCACCTGACCCGCTCCCGTGCTCCTCCTCTGTCGCGAGCTGCTCGTCTCCGGTCAGCGAGTCTCAACCTCAACACCGAGACATAAAGAACTCCATAACGAGCCCCTGCACGACCCCGAGTTCGAATGGAGGCACTCTGTTGAACCGGGTGTGTGTGTCCAAAGCGTCCCCCCTCCAGGAAGAGAAGCCCGCGGGAAGGGCGCAGACAACTTCCCAAAATGTCACCGACGGTGCCCAGCCCCATATTTACCCCTGGATGAGGAAACTGCACATAAATCATG ACAGTCTGACCGGACCAGAGGGAAAGAGGGCGAGGACAGCCTACACGCGTTACCAGACACTGGAGCTCGAGAAAGAGTTTCACTTCAACCGTTATCTGACCCGCAGACGGAGGATCGAGATAGCGCACGCGCTCTGCCTATCAGAACGCCAGATCAAAATCTGGTTCCAGAACCGGAGGATGAAGTGGAAAAAGGACAACAAACTAAATAGCATGAGCATGGCAGCGGCAGGGGGTATAGGTTACAACCATCCCTGA